From Deltaproteobacteria bacterium HGW-Deltaproteobacteria-4:
GGGATCGAGCAATCCCTTGGCCTCTTCAAACTCGATAACGGCTTCTACCCGACAACCGAACAGGGTCTGACGGCGCTGGTGAGCAAGCCGACGATCGGTCGCATCCCGACCAAATATCCGGAGGGTGGTTATCTGAAGCGGGTTCCGACCGATCCTTGGGGGACGCCGTACATCTATCTGTCGCCTGGCACCCATGGCGACTTTGACCTGATCTCCCTTGGCGCCGACGCCGAAGCCGGCGGTGAGGGGAATAATGCCGATATCGAAAGCTGGAAGCTCGACTGATCGCCACACGGCGGAGCAGATTGATGAACGTCGCAACGGGTCCGTACGCGTCACGTGGCTTCACCCTCATCGAATTGATGGTGGTCCTCTTTCTCATAGCCCTCTTTTCGTCGCTGGTCATCCCCCGCCTCCCGGAGATCGATGCCGGTGGCCCGGAGCGCGGGGCGCGGCGGATTGCCGGAACCATCAAGTTCCTTTACAACGAGGCGGCCCTGAGCGGCAGAGAGCATCGCTTGCTCTTTGATCTGGATAGCAACTCCCTGCGTCCCCGCACCCTGAATGATCTTCGCGAAGTGGTGGCGGTTAAAGGCTTGGCGGCGGAGAGCAAGCTGCCGAGCGGGGTGAAGCTCCTCGATGTGTCGGTGGCCGGGCAGGAGAAGGTGACCAGCAGCATAACGACTCTGACCATCTCGCCGACCGGCTGGCTGCCGCAGACGGTCATTCATCTCGAAAGTGCGGATCGTCAGATTTTGACCATCCGGTTCCTTTCTTATACCGGCAGCGCCGAGGTTTATGAGGGCTATCGTGAGTTCTGAGCGATCGGTGCGCGGTTTCACCCTCCTCGAAGTGATGATCGCCACGGCGATTGTCGCGGTGGCGGTGACCGTCCTCCTCGGCCTCGGCAATCGCTCGCTGGCGGTGCACGATCGCTTGCAGCAGACCACTCGCGCCACCCTGCTCGCCCAAAGCCGCCTTGCCGAGATCGAGGTCGCGGCCCGCAAGGAGAACAGCCGTCAGGACGAAAGCGGCGATTTTCCGGCTCCCGACGAACGCTTTCGCTGGCAAAGCGTCTGGCTCGATACCCCGCTGCCGTCGGTGCGACGCATCGATCTGACCGTGAGTTGGGGAGCAGTTGAGCGCAACGAAGCAGTGACGCTGACCTCCTTTGTCCGCGATAGCAGTTCGTTATGAAACGCAGCGCCGGCTTCACCCTTATTGAGGTGCTGATCGCGGTCAGTCTCACCGCCATCGTCCTCACCGCGATCTACGGAGTCTTTACCGCCGTCTTCACCGCCAGGCAGCAGGTGCTGGTCGAGAGCGAAACGTCACAGATCGGGCGGGTCCTCTTTGAGCGACTCGGCCGCGAGCTGCGCGGCGCCTGGATGCCAGCGTCGGGGGGGCAATTCTTTCTGGCAACGACGGATCGCGACGGCCGCCCCGAGCTCCGCTTTGCGACCGCTTCAACGACGTTGGCGGCGACCGGGCGCGGCGGCATGGCGGCCCTGCGTTACGGCTTGCAACCGATGGACAGCAGCGCCAGTGATCGCCTTTATCTCGTCCGCAGTGAAGAGCCGTATCATCTTCGTGATCGCCTTGACAGCGGCTCCTACCCCTTGTGTGGCAATGTCAAAAGTGTCCTGTGGCGTTTTTATGGGGCCAATGGCTGGGTGGACAGTTGGTCAGGGGAAGGGAACAACCCCCTGCCGCAGTTGGTGGAGTTGACGATCACTCTTCTTGATTCGGAGAATCGCGAAACCTTGCTGCGCGGCACCTTCGATCTCCCGGATGGGGCGTCGCGATGAGTGTTGGTAATCAGCGCGGTGCCGTACTCCTTCTGGTCCTTGTCGTTGTCGCCCTCCTCTCGGCGCTCCTCACCGATTGGGCCTTTTCGACTCTGGTCGATCTGCGTTTGACTGAAACTTTCCGCGACAGTAATCGCGCTTATTATCTGGCGCGCGGCGGGGTGGAGGTCGGGCGGCAGCTGCTGCGCGACGATAACAATGGCTACGATACGCCGAGCGAGATGTGGGGGGTGGGGATTCCTTCTTATCCGGTTAGTGACGATGCGACGGTTTCGATCCGTATCGTCGATGCGGATGGCCGCTTCAATCTCAACAAGGTGGTCGATAACCTCGGTGAGAATCCGAATCCACTCATGCGGGATCGTTTACGCCGGCTGTTGACCCAGTTGGAGATTGACGATCCTGACGCCCTCGGCGATGCCCTGATCGACTGGATCGACCGCAATCAAACGACCTCACCGCGCGGTGCGGAAAATTCCTGGTATCAGGGGCTGGCGTCGCCGCTGGCGAGCAAGGATGGTCCGCTCGATACGGTCGACGAGTTGCTGCTGGTGAAAGGATTTACGCCGGAGATCGTAGAGAAACTGACGCCGCATGTCACAGTCGCGGGGGTCAGTCGGCTCAATCTTAACAGCGCTGGCAAAGATCTTCTGTTGGTCTGGGATAGTGACGTCACCTCTGGCAATGTCGACCAATTGTTGGAGCGTCGTCAGGAAAAACCCTTTAAATCGCTAGGTGAAGTGCAGGAGGTCCTCGGTATCGAGACCTATTCGGCCCTGAATCGCAATGTTGATATCGCCGTGACCAGTCAGTTTTACCAGATCCGCAGCGTTGCCCAGGTCAACGACGGAGTGCGCACGGTCGAGGTGCTCTTGGAAAAAGCCGGGAACCGGCAACTCTGGCGGCGGGTATATTGATATCGTTAGTTTATAAATTGTAGGGGCAATTCATGAATTGCCCGATTGCAAATTTATTGCGGTAAAATCAGGGCGGTTCGTGAACCGCCCCTACATGGAGGTCATGATATGGCACAACAACAAATCTATCTCGTCGGCGCCGGCATCACCGGCTGGGAAGGGTTCGGCAGCAAGGCGCGGGAAGTTATTGCCGCTGCCGACCTGTT
This genomic window contains:
- the gspG gene encoding type II secretion system protein GspG, translated to MKKHQNNRGFTLIEIMVVVVILGILAAFVVPKLLSRPDEARITKAATDIKGIEQSLGLFKLDNGFYPTTEQGLTALVSKPTIGRIPTKYPEGGYLKRVPTDPWGTPYIYLSPGTHGDFDLISLGADAEAGGEGNNADIESWKLD